Proteins found in one Oncorhynchus tshawytscha isolate Ot180627B linkage group LG25, Otsh_v2.0, whole genome shotgun sequence genomic segment:
- the sost gene encoding sclerostin, with amino-acid sequence MQVSLALLVSSTVLLLLQGCCTFVQGWRVLKNDATEIVPEYTENIQPPEEPIPLASNNNNNTMNRPKHGGRRSSANTASYSASELSCRELRSTRYITDGSCRSAKPVKELVCSGQCMPAHLLPNSIVRGKWWRSSASDYRCIPAHSRTQRVQLQCPNGNSRTYKIRVVTSCKCKRYSRHHNQSEAKEASSLPEPRRNKKRTRSPGSQSKSNTPTLVSNSY; translated from the exons ATGCAGGTGTCTCTCGCGCTCCTTGTCTCCAGCaccgtgctgctgctgctacagggATGTTGTACCTTCGTGCAAGGATGGAGGGTGCTAAAAAACGATGCTACAGAGATCGTACCAGAATATACTGAAAACATACAGCCTCCCGAGGAACCAATACCACTGGCttctaataataacaataatacaatGAATCGACCAAAACACGGGGGAAGGAGATCATCAGCAAACACAGCCTCCTATA GTGCCTCGGAGCTGAGCTGCAGAGAGCTGCGCTCCACCCGTTACATCACTGACGGCTCCTGCCGCAGTGCCAAGCCCGTCAAGGAGCTGGTGTGCTCGGGTCAGTGCATGCCCGCCCACCTCCTACCCAACTCCATCGTGCGCGGCAAATGGTGGCGGAGCAGCGCTTCCGACTACCGCTGCATCCCGGCCCACTCCCGAACCCAGCGGGTGCAGCTGCAGTGCCCCAACGGCAACAGCCGGACTTACAAAATCCGCGTGGTCACCTCCTGCAAGTGCAAGCGCTATAGCCGCCACCACAACCAGTCAGAGGCCAAGGAGGCCTCCTCTTTGCCCGAGCCCCGACGCAACAAGAAACGCACCCGGTCTCCCGGGAGTCAGAGCAAGAGCAACACCCCGACGCTGGTCAGCAACTCCTACTGA